One Microlunatus soli genomic window carries:
- a CDS encoding ABC transporter ATP-binding protein yields the protein MSTLQLDDVGVSYRLPGGQRLLAVDGVDLQVAAGEVVGLVGESGCGKSTLAKAICGLVPLSAGRVRYDDRPIGRLGLRTRAAELRRIQMVFQNPYASLNPRRRVRDQLQDGRRINPGAAPSVAELLDQVELPADAGARFPHEFSGGQRQRIAIARAMAAGPTLLIGDEPIASLDASLQARIASLMREVALAAGASMLFISHDLAVVRLIADRVAVMRAGRIVELGPTEQVWREPADAYTKRLLAAIPVADGRGRLPEELAVD from the coding sequence GTGAGCACGCTGCAGTTGGATGACGTCGGTGTCAGTTATCGATTGCCCGGCGGTCAGCGACTGCTTGCCGTCGACGGCGTCGATCTGCAGGTGGCGGCCGGTGAGGTCGTCGGTCTGGTCGGTGAGTCGGGCTGCGGCAAATCGACACTGGCCAAGGCGATCTGCGGTCTGGTGCCGCTGTCCGCCGGCCGGGTGCGCTATGACGATCGGCCGATCGGCAGGCTCGGTCTGCGGACCCGGGCAGCCGAGCTGAGGCGGATCCAGATGGTGTTCCAGAATCCGTACGCCTCACTCAATCCGCGCCGCAGGGTGCGTGATCAACTCCAGGACGGTCGACGGATCAATCCCGGTGCGGCGCCGTCGGTGGCCGAGTTGCTCGACCAGGTCGAGCTGCCGGCCGATGCCGGTGCCCGGTTCCCGCATGAGTTCTCCGGCGGGCAACGGCAACGGATCGCGATTGCGCGGGCGATGGCCGCCGGACCGACACTGCTGATCGGCGACGAGCCGATCGCCTCGCTGGACGCCTCCCTCCAGGCGAGGATCGCCAGCCTGATGCGAGAGGTCGCCCTGGCCGCCGGCGCGTCGATGCTGTTCATCAGCCACGACCTCGCCGTGGTCCGGTTGATCGCCGATCGCGTGGCGGTGATGCGCGCCGGCCGGATCGTCGAGCTCGGACCGACCGAGCAGGTCTGGCGCGAGCCGGCGGACGCCTACACCAAACGGCTGCTGGCCGCGATCCCGGTCGCCGACGGACGAGGACGGCTACCGGAGGAACTGGCTGTGGACTGA
- a CDS encoding SIS domain-containing protein: protein MSTASDAGQHVTAEIASQPETWARGIELAGRVAGQLGKPGERIAFVGCGTSWFVSQVIASWRESAGLGESDAFTATEAPLERGYDRVVTITRSGTTTEIIELLNGLRGKTPTVSLTADLSTPVVDAADEIVDLSFADERSVVQTRFATTAMMLFRQAYGLVPDGIVEACSEATTAELPPAHAAAEQVSFLGAGWTIGIANEAALKFRETSSSWAEAYSAMEYRHGPISVAQPGRLTWMFGKAPQGLADQVAATGAEFVDHDLDGMVDLVLAQRVAVARALQLGGDPDTPRNLTRSVVLS, encoded by the coding sequence GTGAGCACTGCGTCGGATGCCGGGCAGCACGTCACGGCCGAAATCGCTTCCCAGCCCGAGACCTGGGCCCGCGGCATCGAGCTCGCCGGCCGGGTCGCCGGGCAGCTCGGCAAGCCCGGCGAACGTATCGCATTCGTCGGCTGCGGCACGTCCTGGTTCGTCAGTCAGGTGATCGCCTCCTGGCGCGAATCGGCCGGCCTCGGTGAGTCCGACGCCTTCACCGCCACCGAGGCCCCGCTCGAACGGGGCTACGACCGGGTCGTCACCATCACCCGATCCGGCACCACGACCGAGATCATCGAGTTGCTGAACGGGCTCCGTGGCAAGACGCCGACGGTGTCCTTGACCGCGGACCTGTCCACCCCGGTGGTCGACGCCGCGGACGAGATCGTCGATCTGTCCTTCGCCGACGAGCGCTCGGTGGTGCAGACGCGCTTCGCGACCACCGCGATGATGCTGTTCCGACAGGCCTACGGGCTGGTGCCGGACGGCATCGTCGAAGCGTGCAGCGAGGCGACCACCGCCGAGCTGCCGCCGGCCCACGCCGCCGCCGAGCAGGTCAGCTTCCTCGGCGCCGGCTGGACCATCGGTATCGCCAACGAAGCGGCACTGAAGTTCCGTGAGACGTCGTCCAGTTGGGCCGAAGCGTATTCGGCGATGGAGTATCGGCACGGCCCGATCAGCGTCGCACAGCCGGGACGGTTGACCTGGATGTTCGGCAAGGCGCCGCAGGGTCTGGCCGACCAGGTGGCGGCGACCGGCGCCGAGTTCGTCGATCATGATCTTGACGGAATGGTCGATCTGGTGCTCGCACAGCGGGTCGCGGTGGCCCGGGCACTGCAGCTCGGTGGCGATCCGGACACCCCGCGCAACCTGACCCGTTCGGTCGTGCTGTCCTGA
- a CDS encoding metal-dependent transcriptional regulator: MRDLIDTTEMYLKTIFELEEEGIVPLRARIAERLHHSGPTVSQTVARMERDGLLHVEGDRHLELSKLGRQRATRVMRKHRLAERLLTDVIGLEWELVHDEACRWEHVISEEVEERLVELLKAPSASPYGNPIPGLNELGVSCQVEGFRDGNAPLAEVVDPDGAPLAVRVSRIGEELQKDVELMATLRNAGIQPGVEVKAGVGGLGYVLQPEQGSGCEIDSASGVHLFVATV, encoded by the coding sequence GTGCGGGACCTGATCGACACCACCGAGATGTACCTGAAGACCATCTTCGAGCTGGAAGAGGAAGGCATCGTCCCGCTGCGGGCCCGGATCGCCGAGCGGCTGCACCACAGCGGACCGACGGTGTCCCAGACCGTGGCCCGGATGGAGCGCGACGGGCTGCTGCATGTCGAGGGCGACCGGCACCTCGAGCTGAGCAAGCTGGGCCGGCAGCGAGCGACCCGGGTGATGCGCAAGCACCGGCTGGCCGAGCGGCTGCTGACCGACGTGATCGGGCTGGAGTGGGAGCTGGTGCACGACGAGGCCTGCCGTTGGGAGCATGTGATCTCCGAGGAGGTCGAGGAGCGGCTGGTCGAGCTGCTGAAGGCGCCGAGTGCCTCGCCCTACGGCAACCCGATCCCGGGCCTGAACGAGCTCGGTGTCAGCTGTCAGGTGGAGGGCTTCCGGGACGGCAACGCGCCGCTGGCCGAGGTCGTCGATCCCGACGGCGCACCGTTGGCGGTCCGCGTGTCACGCATCGGTGAGGAGCTGCAGAAGGACGTCGAGCTGATGGCCACCCTGCGCAACGCGGGGATCCAGCCGGGCGTCGAGGTGAAGGCCGGCGTCGGCGGTCTGGGCTACGTGCTGCAGCCCGAACAGGGCAGCGGATGCGAGATCGACTCCGCTTCCGGGGTCCACCTGTTCGTTGCGACGGTCTGA
- a CDS encoding ABC transporter permease has product MSQNTGEPGTTGTLPVRRRRTMINLPSTWRQPLSVIGVVIIVLWALIAVFAPLIQPYDPLAQVADRLRPPSGDHLLGTDSLGRDLLSRIIAGSRITLPVALIVVVASAVVGITVGAIAGYFGRVIDEVLMRITDLVFAFPTIILAMVITAALGPGIQNAILAMLLVSWPSYARVTRSLVLGARESDYVVAGRLLGRSIWASLLRDILPNVITPLLVLATMDFGSAILTISGLSFLGLGTVPPSPEWGALVSEGVGQFSYWWIAVFSGMAIFTVVIAFNFVGDALRDSLDPRTQESVRGQSI; this is encoded by the coding sequence ATGAGCCAGAACACCGGGGAGCCGGGGACGACCGGAACGCTGCCGGTCCGACGCCGTCGGACCATGATCAATCTCCCGTCGACGTGGCGGCAGCCGCTGTCGGTCATCGGCGTCGTGATCATCGTGCTGTGGGCGCTGATCGCGGTCTTCGCGCCGCTGATCCAGCCGTACGATCCCTTGGCCCAGGTGGCCGACCGGCTGCGGCCGCCGAGCGGTGATCATCTGCTGGGGACCGACAGCCTCGGACGGGATCTGTTGTCCCGGATCATCGCCGGGTCCCGGATCACGCTTCCGGTGGCGTTGATCGTCGTGGTCGCATCGGCCGTCGTCGGGATCACCGTCGGCGCCATCGCCGGCTACTTCGGTCGGGTGATCGACGAGGTGCTGATGCGGATCACCGACCTGGTGTTCGCCTTCCCGACGATCATCCTGGCGATGGTGATCACCGCCGCTCTCGGGCCCGGGATCCAGAACGCGATCCTGGCCATGTTGTTGGTGTCCTGGCCGAGCTACGCCCGGGTCACGCGGTCGCTGGTGCTCGGCGCCCGGGAGAGCGACTATGTGGTGGCCGGCAGGTTGCTCGGCCGCAGCATCTGGGCTTCGTTGCTGCGGGACATCCTGCCCAACGTGATCACGCCGCTGCTGGTGCTGGCCACCATGGACTTCGGCTCGGCGATCCTGACCATCTCGGGGCTTTCGTTCCTCGGGCTGGGCACCGTGCCGCCGAGTCCGGAGTGGGGTGCTCTGGTGTCGGAGGGGGTCGGCCAGTTCAGCTACTGGTGGATCGCGGTCTTCTCCGGGATGGCGATCTTCACGGTGGTGATCGCGTTCAACTTCGTCGGAGATGCTCTGCGTGACTCGCTCGACCCGCGGACGCAGGAATCGGTACGGGGGCAGTCGATATGA
- a CDS encoding class II fructose-bisphosphate aldolase: MTLARLTDLIGRAAADGRGVGAFNVFSIEHAEAHVAGAEEAGLPVVLQLSQNAVKYHRGLEPIALATLSIARTATVPVVVHLDHATDDALVDEAIAITRAEKAAGRDGFGSVMYDASALDYDANLAATADVVRRCRSAGIDVEAELGEVGGKDGVHAPGARTDPAEATAFVEATGVDALAVAVGSSHAMTTRTAALDLDLISQLAGVVGVPLVLHGSSGVPDDEIARAVRAGITKVNIATHLNVVFTDVVRGLLTENASMVDSRKYLGPAREAVAVEVARLLALLDSN, translated from the coding sequence GTGACACTGGCCAGACTGACCGACCTGATCGGCCGCGCAGCTGCCGACGGCCGCGGCGTCGGGGCGTTCAACGTGTTCAGCATCGAGCATGCCGAGGCGCACGTTGCCGGTGCCGAGGAAGCCGGGCTGCCGGTCGTCCTGCAGTTGTCCCAGAACGCAGTGAAGTATCACCGCGGCCTGGAGCCGATCGCCTTGGCCACCCTGTCCATCGCGCGAACCGCGACCGTCCCGGTCGTCGTGCACCTGGACCATGCCACCGACGACGCTCTGGTCGACGAGGCGATCGCGATCACCCGAGCCGAGAAGGCGGCCGGCCGCGACGGGTTCGGCTCGGTGATGTACGACGCCAGCGCGCTGGACTACGACGCCAATCTCGCGGCCACCGCCGATGTCGTCCGCCGCTGCCGGTCCGCCGGGATCGACGTCGAAGCGGAATTGGGCGAGGTCGGCGGCAAGGACGGCGTCCACGCGCCGGGAGCCCGTACCGATCCGGCCGAGGCCACCGCGTTCGTCGAGGCCACCGGAGTGGACGCCTTGGCGGTCGCCGTCGGCTCCTCGCACGCGATGACCACCCGGACCGCCGCACTCGATCTGGACCTGATCTCACAGTTGGCTGGGGTGGTCGGCGTACCACTGGTGCTGCATGGCTCCTCGGGAGTCCCCGACGACGAGATCGCCCGCGCGGTCCGGGCCGGGATCACCAAGGTCAACATCGCCACCCATCTGAACGTGGTGTTCACCGATGTCGTCCGCGGGCTGCTCACCGAGAACGCCTCGATGGTGGACAGCCGGAAGTATCTCGGCCCGGCCCGGGAGGCGGTCGCCGTCGAAGTGGCGCGCCTGCTGGCCCTGCTCGACAGCAACTGA
- a CDS encoding DeoR/GlpR family DNA-binding transcription regulator codes for MTRAERLTALLERLVDHGRIDVEQSAEFFGVSAATIRRDLDHLADQQLLSRTHGGAVPNSTSYDLPLRYKSSSHAEAKTRIAERAVEMLWPGCTVALNGGTTTVEIARTIPTSAALHNGVTILTNAINIATELTVRPFIKIVVCGGVARPQSYELVGSLAADTLSQLTPDICFLGATGIDADAGVSTGDEAEAAINRIMVTRAKQTIVVVDATKFGEIGFSRICQLDEVAAVLTDSDADPDQVKRMRKNGVEVILA; via the coding sequence ATGACCCGAGCCGAGCGATTGACCGCCCTCCTCGAGCGCTTGGTCGACCACGGACGGATCGACGTCGAGCAGTCGGCAGAGTTCTTCGGGGTGTCCGCGGCCACCATCCGGCGCGACCTTGATCATCTGGCCGACCAGCAGTTGCTGTCCCGTACACACGGTGGTGCGGTGCCCAATTCGACGAGTTACGACCTCCCGCTGCGCTACAAGTCCAGCTCGCATGCCGAGGCCAAGACCCGGATCGCCGAACGCGCGGTGGAGATGCTGTGGCCCGGCTGCACCGTCGCGCTCAACGGCGGCACCACCACCGTGGAGATCGCCCGCACCATCCCGACCTCGGCAGCACTGCACAACGGCGTCACGATCCTGACCAATGCGATCAACATCGCCACCGAGCTGACCGTCCGGCCGTTCATCAAGATCGTCGTCTGCGGTGGTGTGGCCCGGCCGCAGAGCTATGAACTGGTCGGATCTCTGGCCGCGGACACGCTCAGCCAGCTCACCCCCGACATCTGCTTCCTCGGCGCGACCGGGATCGACGCCGACGCCGGCGTCAGCACCGGGGACGAGGCCGAGGCCGCCATCAACCGGATCATGGTGACCCGCGCCAAGCAGACCATCGTCGTGGTGGACGCGACCAAATTCGGTGAGATCGGCTTCTCCCGGATCTGCCAGCTGGACGAGGTCGCCGCGGTCCTCACCGACAGCGACGCCGACCCCGACCAGGTCAAGCGGATGCGCAAGAACGGCGTCGAGGTCATCCTCGCCTGA
- the nagA gene encoding N-acetylglucosamine-6-phosphate deacetylase, translated as MAEQSTGSTARIRLRCAHLVTPTGTLTDGVVVIDGDTITEVRSFTDHDLESGEPIEKIDGWVLPGFVDTHTHGGAGRDLGSTDSDDIRAVAAFARRHGATSIFASLVTAELTRIEDQLRTLGPLVAAGEIAGIHAEGPFLSPERRGAHDPRLLRHPEPEAVDRILTAADGRLSMITIAPELPGAPEAISRFVDNGVAVAIGHTDADDRIVAAAVDAGARVATHLFNAMPPIHHRHPGPIPLLLTDPRVTVELIMDGVHLHPEVLAMAVAAAGPDRVAMVTDAMVATGMDDGDYRLGDLEVAVEAGVARLRTADGSVGSIAGSTLTMQAAFGYAVQTLGLSITDVAAMAATTPARTHRLDSVGTVEPGRRADLVVVDDQGNLHAVMAAGQWEDRQ; from the coding sequence ATGGCCGAGCAGTCAACCGGGTCGACGGCTCGGATCCGCTTGCGGTGTGCACATCTGGTGACTCCGACCGGGACGCTGACCGACGGCGTGGTGGTGATCGACGGCGACACCATCACCGAGGTCCGATCCTTCACCGATCACGATCTCGAGTCGGGTGAGCCGATCGAGAAGATCGACGGATGGGTGCTGCCGGGCTTCGTCGACACCCATACCCACGGCGGTGCCGGACGCGATCTCGGCAGCACCGACAGTGACGACATCCGCGCCGTCGCCGCGTTCGCCCGCCGGCACGGCGCCACCAGCATCTTCGCCAGCCTGGTCACCGCCGAGCTGACCCGGATCGAAGATCAACTGAGAACTCTCGGGCCACTCGTCGCTGCCGGAGAGATCGCCGGCATCCACGCCGAGGGTCCGTTCCTGTCACCGGAACGACGTGGCGCCCACGATCCGCGCCTGTTGCGACATCCGGAACCCGAGGCCGTCGACCGGATCCTCACCGCTGCCGACGGTCGACTGTCCATGATCACGATCGCACCCGAGTTGCCGGGCGCGCCGGAGGCGATCAGCCGCTTCGTCGACAACGGCGTCGCGGTGGCGATCGGGCACACCGACGCCGACGACCGGATCGTCGCTGCGGCGGTCGATGCCGGTGCTCGGGTCGCCACCCATCTGTTCAACGCGATGCCGCCGATCCATCACCGTCACCCGGGGCCGATCCCGCTACTGCTCACCGATCCGCGGGTCACCGTCGAGTTGATCATGGATGGCGTGCACCTGCATCCGGAGGTGCTGGCGATGGCGGTCGCGGCCGCCGGGCCGGACCGGGTGGCGATGGTCACCGACGCGATGGTCGCGACCGGAATGGACGACGGTGACTACCGGCTCGGTGACCTGGAGGTGGCCGTCGAGGCCGGGGTCGCCCGGCTGCGTACTGCCGACGGCAGCGTCGGCTCGATCGCCGGGTCGACGCTGACCATGCAGGCTGCGTTCGGTTATGCCGTGCAGACGCTGGGGCTGTCGATCACTGACGTCGCCGCGATGGCGGCGACGACTCCGGCTCGGACCCATCGGCTGGATTCCGTCGGCACCGTCGAGCCGGGCCGTCGAGCCGATCTGGTGGTCGTCGATGATCAAGGAAATCTGCACGCGGTGATGGCCGCCGGACAATGGGAGGACCGTCAGTGA
- a CDS encoding ABC transporter permease, producing the protein MTASATPATALESAGPKIEGQRGFFARYPLVRYILVRLVVSVVLLWGVTLVTFVFTNLVPSNPAQAALGDRAASDPAVVAQFNHEYGLDRPVWVQYGVYLSHLLHGDLGRSTQTHQPVAADLATVFPATVELAVVAVIIAALLGILLGLHAALHQRSPVDQLIRVVSLIGVSTPTFWMALVIYFLLFYKLNLFPGSGRLDPALVPPPQVTGFYTVDALIAGQSHVFINAVQHLVLPSLVLVIYNLGYLARFTRSSVLDVLGNDYVTTARAKGLPAHAVTGRYILRGALVPILTIVGISFGGVLSGAVLTETVFSWGGLGQYAYKASTTLDLQAVMGVGVVVGAVFVGVNFVVDLLYGLIDPRVRVG; encoded by the coding sequence ATGACGGCCTCCGCAACACCGGCGACGGCACTGGAGTCGGCCGGACCGAAGATCGAAGGACAGCGTGGCTTCTTCGCCCGTTATCCGTTGGTCCGCTACATCCTGGTCCGCCTGGTGGTCAGCGTCGTCCTGCTCTGGGGTGTCACGCTGGTGACCTTCGTGTTCACCAATCTGGTGCCGTCGAATCCGGCGCAGGCGGCCCTCGGCGACCGGGCAGCGTCCGATCCGGCGGTGGTGGCACAGTTCAACCACGAGTACGGCCTGGATCGTCCGGTGTGGGTGCAGTACGGCGTCTACCTGTCCCATCTGCTGCACGGCGATCTCGGCCGGTCGACACAGACCCATCAGCCGGTTGCTGCCGACCTGGCGACGGTCTTCCCGGCGACGGTCGAGCTGGCCGTCGTCGCGGTGATCATCGCTGCGCTGTTGGGGATCCTGCTCGGCCTCCATGCGGCGCTGCACCAGCGGTCGCCGGTTGATCAACTGATCCGGGTGGTCAGCCTGATCGGGGTGTCGACACCGACCTTCTGGATGGCGCTGGTGATCTACTTCCTGCTGTTCTACAAGCTCAATCTGTTCCCTGGGTCGGGGCGGCTGGACCCGGCGCTGGTGCCGCCGCCGCAGGTGACCGGCTTCTACACCGTGGACGCCCTGATCGCCGGACAGTCCCACGTCTTCATCAACGCCGTCCAGCACCTGGTGTTGCCGTCGCTGGTGTTGGTGATCTACAACCTCGGCTACCTGGCCCGGTTCACCCGGTCGTCGGTGCTGGACGTGTTGGGCAACGACTACGTGACGACAGCGCGCGCCAAGGGCTTGCCTGCCCACGCCGTGACCGGTCGCTACATCCTCCGCGGTGCCCTGGTGCCGATCCTGACCATCGTCGGGATCTCCTTCGGCGGCGTGCTGTCCGGGGCCGTGCTGACCGAGACGGTCTTCTCCTGGGGAGGCCTGGGACAGTACGCCTACAAGGCGTCGACGACCCTGGACCTGCAGGCCGTGATGGGTGTCGGTGTCGTCGTGGGGGCGGTGTTCGTCGGCGTCAACTTCGTCGTCGACCTGCTCTACGGTCTGATCGATCCTCGGGTGCGTGTCGGATGA
- a CDS encoding ABC transporter ATP-binding protein, producing MSGPNSAGPDASTGGLVISGLELRIGSATVLDGVDFTAAPGQVSGLAGESGSGKTMTGMTIMGLQPAGAVLGGSIRFGDSELIGLADKQRNRLRGRHIAMVSQDPSTALHPMISIGAQLTDHLRHHLRIRRTDALQRATDLLGEVRVPDPGAALRRYPHQFSGGQLQRIAIASALACEPELLIADEPTTALDVTVQAGILRLLRRLCDDRGIGIVLITHDLGVMSALADTITVLRSGSVVEHGSRYQVINDPQHPYTRSLIDALPDRIAAEEGTS from the coding sequence ATGAGCGGCCCGAACAGCGCTGGTCCGGATGCGTCGACCGGGGGTCTGGTGATCAGCGGACTCGAGCTGCGGATCGGATCGGCGACCGTCCTGGACGGTGTCGACTTCACCGCGGCGCCGGGGCAGGTCAGCGGGCTGGCCGGCGAATCCGGATCGGGCAAGACGATGACCGGGATGACGATCATGGGACTGCAGCCGGCGGGCGCGGTGCTCGGCGGCAGCATCCGATTCGGCGACAGCGAACTGATCGGGCTGGCCGACAAGCAGCGGAACAGGCTGCGCGGACGTCATATCGCGATGGTGTCGCAGGATCCGTCCACTGCGTTGCATCCGATGATCAGCATCGGCGCGCAGCTCACCGACCATCTACGACACCATCTGCGGATCCGGCGAACCGACGCACTGCAGCGCGCGACCGATCTGTTGGGTGAGGTCCGGGTCCCCGACCCGGGGGCTGCGTTGCGACGTTACCCGCATCAGTTCTCCGGCGGACAGCTGCAGCGGATCGCGATCGCGTCGGCGCTGGCCTGCGAGCCGGAGCTGTTGATCGCCGACGAACCGACGACCGCGCTCGACGTCACCGTCCAGGCCGGCATCCTGCGGCTGCTGCGTCGGCTCTGTGACGACCGGGGGATCGGCATCGTGTTGATCACTCATGATCTTGGTGTGATGTCGGCACTGGCCGACACGATCACGGTGTTGCGGTCCGGCAGCGTCGTGGAGCACGGCTCGCGCTACCAGGTGATCAACGACCCGCAGCACCCGTACACCCGTTCCTTGATCGACGCATTGCCGGACCGGATCGCTGCCGAGGAGGGGACGTCGTGA
- a CDS encoding ROK family protein, giving the protein MTTTAELVAAVDLGGTFTKLGLIDRTGTVRAEQRVPTKITAGADDDGRGTVDWLGDQIAELAAAGATDIGGSVTAFGVIVPGIIDAVAGTVIAAPNVGWSQIEVAAPLTDRLGLPGAIGHDVRTAGLAEWQLGAGKGVSNLIFVPLGTGIAAAAVVDGRLLEADGYAGELGHVSVPAAGDQVCACGRIGCLEIVASASGVVRNYAQLTGETAPPTAEQIAVAARGGDPASLAAFEIAGRALAEAFTMALTLLGPEMIVVGGGLSGAADLLFGQIESEFDRRLSFQRRPTLITSVFGSQAGLIGAGLLGWRQAEENDSSTDPGRPEGR; this is encoded by the coding sequence ATGACGACGACCGCCGAGCTGGTCGCTGCTGTTGATCTTGGTGGCACCTTCACCAAACTCGGCTTGATCGACCGGACCGGTACGGTGCGGGCCGAGCAGCGGGTGCCGACCAAGATCACCGCCGGAGCCGATGATGACGGCCGAGGCACCGTCGACTGGCTCGGCGACCAGATCGCCGAGCTGGCCGCGGCCGGTGCTACCGACATCGGCGGCAGCGTCACCGCCTTCGGGGTGATCGTGCCGGGCATCATCGACGCCGTCGCCGGCACCGTGATCGCCGCGCCGAATGTCGGCTGGTCCCAGATCGAGGTGGCTGCACCGTTGACCGACCGGCTCGGGCTGCCGGGTGCGATCGGGCACGACGTCCGGACTGCCGGCCTGGCCGAATGGCAGCTGGGGGCCGGCAAGGGCGTCTCCAATCTGATCTTCGTCCCGCTCGGCACCGGGATCGCTGCTGCGGCCGTGGTCGACGGCCGGTTGTTGGAAGCCGACGGGTACGCCGGCGAGCTCGGCCACGTGTCGGTGCCGGCTGCCGGTGACCAGGTGTGCGCCTGTGGCCGGATCGGGTGTCTGGAGATCGTCGCATCGGCCTCCGGCGTGGTCCGCAACTACGCCCAGCTGACCGGGGAGACGGCGCCGCCGACCGCCGAGCAGATCGCGGTCGCAGCGCGAGGCGGGGACCCCGCCTCGCTCGCGGCGTTCGAGATCGCCGGCCGTGCGCTGGCCGAGGCGTTCACGATGGCCCTGACTCTGTTGGGTCCGGAGATGATCGTCGTCGGCGGTGGCCTCTCCGGCGCCGCCGACCTGCTCTTCGGGCAGATCGAATCCGAGTTCGACCGGCGACTGAGCTTCCAACGCCGACCGACCTTGATCACCTCGGTCTTCGGTAGTCAGGCAGGACTGATCGGTGCCGGGCTGCTGGGCTGGCGGCAGGCGGAGGAGAACGACTCGTCGACCGACCCGGGCCGACCGGAAGGCAGATGA